In one window of bacterium DNA:
- a CDS encoding acyl carrier protein — MSDIAEQVKDIIVEQLSVDRVKVVPEASFINDLGADSLDTVELVMAFEEKFGLEIPDEDAEKITSVRDAISYIEGKQ, encoded by the coding sequence GTGTCGGATATTGCCGAACAGGTCAAGGATATCATTGTGGAACAGTTAAGCGTGGATAGGGTCAAGGTGGTGCCCGAGGCTTCGTTTATCAACGATCTGGGTGCCGACTCTCTGGACACGGTTGAGCTGGTCATGGCTTTCGAGGAAAAGTTCGGCCTCGAAATTCCGGATGAGGACGCGGAGAAGATCACCTCGGTTCGGGATGCGATCAGCTATATCGAAGGCAAACAATAA